Genomic segment of Myxococcus stipitatus:
GGTTCCCCCTCTTCGAGTCGGCGTACCGGGACCGGCTGTATGTCAATCAGCTCAGCCCGTCCTCCGCGGGGACGCTGCCGGATGGACGGCCGCTGACGTACACGGCCCTGACGCGCTCGGTGGAGGTGGGGACGTTCGACTTCCTGCCGGATGGGGCCTCGCCGATGCCTGTCACGGCGCGGCTGCAGCCCGCCCCCGTGCGTGAGTTCCCCCTCGAGTGGCGCCTGCCCCAGTTCACCCCCTTCGCCACCCAGGCGCACCCGCGCGCCGAGCATTCCGCCAACACGTTCAGCCTCCTGCCGGCGGCCCATGGCGTGTCGGAGGGCTGGATTGGCTACTCCGGGACGCTGCTCACGCTGCGCCCGCCCGCGGCGCCCATGGCCAACGTCACGACCCGGCTGCGGTTCGGCAATCCCTTTCCGTCGAACTGGGGCGTCGTGGCCATCGCGAGCGCCAGCTATCGCGTGATGGAGCCGGTGCCGGATGGCTCGGGACGTCTCCTCAGGCTCTCCGCGTCGAACGTCGTGCACGACACCCTGGACAACGTCATCGCGGGCCCCGTGGTCCCGCGCGTGTCGCCGCCCCGCTCGCTCACCATCGACGGGGTGCCGGCGAGCACGCCGCGCGTGGTGGGGACCGCCAGCCCCGTCATTGCCTGGGAGCCGCCCGCGCTCGGCACGCCCTCCGCCTATCGGGTGCGTCTGAACCGGTATGACCGCGAGGCGGGCCTCGTGCTGAATGTGCGGTTCGTCGACGTGCCCGGCTCCATCACCCAGGTGCGGCTGCCTCCCGACATGTTGCTGCCCGGGAGCATCTACTACCTGAACGTGACGGCCATCGAAGCACCTGGGTTCGACGTGAAGCGGCGTCCCTTCAGGACGAACGAGACACTGCCCCATCACAGCTCCGACGCCATCAGCTCCCTGTTCACCACGCCCTGACGTCGGGTGGCCGTGGGTGTGTGAAGTCTTTCGTTGTGACCATTGAAAAGTCTCTCATCGAGTGGAGATGTCATGCATTTGCCGAGGAAGTCTTGGGTCTTGGGGGCAGCGTGTGCCTCGTGGCTGGTGGGGTGCGGCGCCAGCCCGGGTGATTCGAATGAGTTCCAGGATGGGGTGACGCCGGTGGTGACGGACCCCAGCGTTCCTGGAGATGGGACGTGGATGGGGGAGCCCGTCACGGAGGGCTGCGCGCCCGACGCGGGTGTTCCCTCGGATGGTGGGACGCCGACGGACGCGGGCACGCCGAGCGACGTGGTCTTCGTGAAGCGCCTCACGCGCTTCCACACGTCGGTGGGCATCGCCGAGCGCGCCGAGGACCTGTCGGCGAACCCGCCCGAAATCATGGTGCATGACGGGGCCCGCTTCCGGGTCATCCAGGGCTCCGCCGCGCCCGGGGGCTGGCGGTTCTCGGGCGTGCCCGAGGGCAGCTACTACCTGAGCTCCGGCACCCGCTACGTCGTCACCGATGCGCGCGAGGTGGACATCGGCACCAACCACATCGGCCGGCCGGATGTCGTCAATGTCGAGACGGGCAATGGCGGCTCGATGCCGCTCCAGCTCAACCTGCTGAACCTGGCGCCGTGGCAGGTGGGGACGCGGCTGCACCTGAATTCCACGCAGGTGGAGTTCCAGGGCGAGGTGTCCCTCTTCGAGGATGTTCCGCTGGGGTCGACCTCCCTCAACACCAGCGCGGCGGACTTCTCCTCCAGCGTGGCGATG
This window contains:
- a CDS encoding fibronectin type III domain-containing protein; protein product: MGVESPGDGTWMGAPVAEGCAPDGGPSPDAGPPPDGGPGPDDSVLVTNTTRFHTAVGIAERPGDLATNPPEILVFDGARFLAIQGTPSPEGLRFKGVPQGPYYLNAGGRYVVTDARQVEVGSNRLGRPDAVYAEVGGIQSLNLNLSNLEPWRRGSILELASAQVDMSGDVYVPAEALPEGAISLNFDGASYSSYTGSRFPLFESAYRDRLYVNQLSPSSAGTLPDGRPLTYTALTRSVEVGTFDFLPDGASPMPVTARLQPAPVREFPLEWRLPQFTPFATQAHPRAEHSANTFSLLPAAHGVSEGWIGYSGTLLTLRPPAAPMANVTTRLRFGNPFPSNWGVVAIASASYRVMEPVPDGSGRLLRLSASNVVHDTLDNVIAGPVVPRVSPPRSLTIDGVPASTPRVVGTASPVIAWEPPALGTPSAYRVRLNRYDREAGLVLNVRFVDVPGSITQVRLPPDMLLPGSIYYLNVTAIEAPGFDVKRRPFRTNETLPHHSSDAISSLFTTP